One stretch of Halobacillus litoralis DNA includes these proteins:
- a CDS encoding GNAT family N-acetyltransferase — MELKTERLQLFPITLDLAQTLMKNSLAFYYKFQLPWNKNWPHDGLKALMPMYAERLENDSDELGFGPWVMIDSAGEHVIGDIGFKGKPDSEGNVEIGYHVVASERNYGYASEAVQTLCEWAFEHPEVDGIEAQCDKDNIPSQKVLINNGFNHTGRSMDILVFKKEKKIQQKENTMNKEI; from the coding sequence ATGGAATTGAAGACAGAGAGATTACAGCTATTCCCGATTACCTTAGACCTTGCACAGACACTGATGAAAAATTCACTCGCTTTTTATTATAAGTTTCAATTACCATGGAATAAAAACTGGCCACATGACGGTTTAAAAGCACTTATGCCCATGTATGCGGAACGCTTAGAGAATGATTCGGATGAATTAGGATTTGGCCCATGGGTCATGATTGATTCGGCCGGTGAGCATGTCATTGGGGATATCGGATTCAAAGGCAAGCCAGACAGTGAGGGTAATGTCGAGATCGGTTATCATGTTGTCGCTTCAGAAAGGAATTACGGTTATGCTTCGGAAGCCGTTCAAACGCTCTGTGAATGGGCTTTTGAGCATCCAGAGGTAGATGGGATTGAAGCACAGTGTGATAAAGACAATATTCCTTCTCAAAAAGTGCTGATTAATAACGGATTCAACCATACAGGAAGAAGTATGGATATCCTCGTTTTTAAGAAAGAGAAAAAAATCCAGCAAAAAGAAAATACGATGAATAAAGAAATTTAA
- the ctaG gene encoding cytochrome c oxidase assembly factor CtaG, translating to MWLELQIFGFRALWSPYYFVFVLLLSALYFYITGPGRKKGMDRPSAFQQFMFYSGMVLLYIVKGSPVDLLGHIMFTAHMTQMAIYFLLFPILVIKGLPLWIWEKVFAAKGIKNVLDLLTRPLISLLLFNGLFSLYHMPVIFDYAKSSDLAHTVITTIILFIAFCMWVSVFPPLEHLDRLSPILKIGFIFANGVLITPACGLIIFAGAPLYETYSEAGAWMQAMSLCVPADVLNGLASNLNGPNYFTPMPLIEDQQLGGIIMKIAQEVIFGAIIAYIFFSWFNRERDTIDPLPSQVQTES from the coding sequence ATGTGGTTAGAACTTCAAATTTTTGGCTTCCGCGCCTTATGGAGCCCGTATTATTTCGTATTCGTTCTGTTATTATCGGCCTTATATTTCTACATAACAGGACCTGGACGCAAGAAGGGAATGGACCGTCCGAGTGCTTTTCAGCAATTCATGTTTTATAGCGGGATGGTGCTTTTATACATCGTCAAAGGATCTCCTGTAGACTTGCTTGGGCACATCATGTTCACAGCTCACATGACGCAAATGGCAATTTACTTTTTACTGTTTCCGATCCTGGTCATCAAGGGGCTCCCTTTATGGATATGGGAGAAAGTTTTTGCAGCCAAAGGAATAAAGAATGTGCTAGATCTACTTACACGACCATTGATTTCCTTGCTGCTTTTCAATGGACTATTTTCCTTGTACCACATGCCTGTCATTTTTGATTACGCAAAATCAAGTGACCTGGCACACACAGTGATTACAACAATCATATTGTTTATCGCTTTTTGTATGTGGGTTTCTGTCTTTCCTCCATTGGAGCATTTGGACAGGTTAAGCCCCATCTTAAAAATCGGTTTTATTTTCGCCAATGGTGTGCTGATTACTCCGGCGTGTGGTTTGATCATTTTTGCTGGAGCACCGCTTTATGAAACATACTCAGAAGCTGGAGCATGGATGCAGGCGATGAGTTTATGTGTACCAGCGGATGTCTTGAATGGCCTAGCATCGAATTTGAATGGACCGAATTATTTTACTCCGATGCCTTTGATTGAAGATCAGCAATTAGGCGGTATTATCATGAAGATTGCACAGGAAGTGATCTTCGGTGCGATCATCGCTTATATATTCTTTAGTTGGTTCAACAGGGAAAGAGATACGATTGATCCACTGCCAAGTCAAGTACAGACAGAATCTTAG
- a CDS encoding DUF420 domain-containing protein, translated as MPLLPTLSTFFIVLSAVLVAIGWVLIVKNKRSSHRKVMIAAAISALTFFIIYLSRTIFVGNTSFGGPDDVKIFYTIFLIFHIFLATVGAVFGIVTLTFAFKRKIKKHRKIGPVTSIIWFFTAVTGVAVYMLLYIIYDGGTTTSMIKAILGT; from the coding sequence ATGCCGTTATTGCCGACACTGAGTACATTTTTCATTGTATTAAGCGCTGTACTCGTCGCTATCGGTTGGGTACTGATTGTAAAAAATAAGAGAAGCTCGCATCGTAAAGTGATGATCGCAGCTGCCATCAGTGCTCTGACTTTTTTTATTATTTATTTAAGCCGGACAATTTTTGTTGGGAACACAAGCTTTGGTGGACCGGATGATGTGAAAATCTTTTATACGATCTTCTTGATTTTTCATATCTTCCTGGCGACGGTCGGAGCCGTATTCGGAATAGTGACTTTGACTTTCGCTTTCAAGCGCAAAATTAAAAAGCATCGTAAAATCGGTCCGGTGACAAGTATCATCTGGTTTTTCACAGCTGTTACGGGTGTCGCCGTTTATATGCTGTTATACATCATCTATGATGGTGGTACGACGACAAGTATGATTAAAGCAATATTAGGAACTTAA
- the ctaF gene encoding cytochrome c oxidase subunit IVB — MADQTHSKPIHHQEYEKKQHREEMKQQVLTFGLMILFTLIAFGMVIFEVNSYFIIPTLIILAVVQVAFQLYYFMHMKNKGHNMVAVMMYGGVAVAALTIITFTSIIWW, encoded by the coding sequence ATGGCAGATCAAACACATTCCAAACCCATTCATCACCAGGAATATGAGAAAAAGCAGCATCGTGAAGAAATGAAACAGCAGGTCCTTACCTTCGGGTTGATGATTCTGTTCACGTTGATTGCTTTTGGAATGGTTATTTTTGAAGTGAATTCCTACTTCATCATTCCGACATTGATTATCCTTGCTGTCGTTCAGGTAGCCTTTCAACTTTATTACTTCATGCACATGAAGAATAAAGGTCATAATATGGTTGCTGTCATGATGTATGGCGGCGTGGCTGTTGCTGCTTTGACCATCATCACGTTCACATCTATTATCTGGTGGTAA
- the ytvI gene encoding sporulation integral membrane protein YtvI — protein MFRYLSKKQWILILISALLIIAGYFILPVSIPLILAFVTALFLNPAVRFTQFKFRINRKMSVTIVFLLFLIFLGLLGTFAVTRAVTQIVQLADNAPQYINQINNVLLDWEDHMASFSQSMPKEFVDKVTAEMMNAIDRTTTAISEKLQLSNIAAAAAKIPELLVSFLVYLIALFLFMLELPRLRDKMHDQFTEATSEKVKFMNARLSYVVFGFLKAQFLVSIIIFVVSLIGLLWIAPDVALIMSLIIWAIDFVPIIGSIVILGPWSVYMLIVGDIAIGTKLGLLAIVLLAIRRTVEPKVMGRHIGLSPLATLIAMYLGLQLIGLLGFILGPLVVIAFNSAKEAGIIRWNYKL, from the coding sequence TTGTTCCGATATCTATCAAAAAAACAGTGGATTTTAATCTTAATATCCGCTCTACTCATCATTGCAGGGTATTTCATTTTACCTGTCTCTATTCCATTGATACTCGCTTTCGTTACGGCACTATTCTTAAATCCGGCGGTAAGGTTCACCCAGTTTAAGTTCCGTATCAACCGGAAAATGTCCGTGACGATCGTTTTCTTACTGTTCCTTATCTTTCTAGGTCTCTTGGGAACATTCGCTGTGACCCGTGCCGTCACCCAAATTGTACAACTGGCGGACAACGCCCCGCAGTACATCAATCAAATCAATAATGTGCTGCTGGATTGGGAAGATCACATGGCCAGTTTTTCACAATCGATGCCGAAAGAATTCGTAGATAAAGTGACAGCAGAAATGATGAATGCCATCGACCGGACGACGACAGCTATTTCTGAAAAGCTTCAACTTTCCAATATAGCCGCTGCTGCTGCAAAAATACCTGAGCTGCTTGTCAGTTTTCTCGTTTATTTGATCGCCTTGTTCTTGTTCATGCTTGAACTTCCGCGACTGAGGGATAAAATGCACGACCAGTTCACAGAAGCGACGTCAGAAAAAGTGAAATTCATGAATGCACGTCTCTCTTATGTCGTGTTCGGATTTTTAAAAGCACAGTTTCTTGTCAGTATTATCATTTTTGTCGTGTCATTAATCGGCTTATTATGGATTGCCCCAGATGTCGCTTTAATTATGTCACTGATTATTTGGGCCATCGATTTCGTCCCGATTATCGGTTCTATCGTCATCCTTGGGCCATGGTCTGTCTATATGCTTATTGTCGGGGATATTGCGATTGGGACAAAGCTTGGTTTGCTGGCGATCGTCCTGCTTGCCATCCGAAGGACCGTCGAACCGAAAGTGATGGGACGTCACATTGGTTTATCACCGCTTGCTACGTTGATCGCTATGTATTTAGGTTTACAACTGATCGGACTCCTCGGGTTCATCCTCGGACCACTCGTTGTCATAGCTTTCAACTCTGCTAAAGAAGCGGGCATCATTCGTTGGAACTACAAATTATAA